In one Grus americana isolate bGruAme1 chromosome 1, bGruAme1.mat, whole genome shotgun sequence genomic region, the following are encoded:
- the LOC129204478 gene encoding solute carrier family 2, facilitated glucose transporter member 3, with translation MDAEKKITAPLIYAVSIAAIGSLQFGYNTGVINAPEKIIQSFFNRTLSERTGQVVSPELLTSLWSLSVAIFSVGGMIGSFSVSLFVNRFGRRNSMLLVNVLAFAGGTLMAFSKMAKAVEMLIIGRFIIGLFCGLCTGFVPMYISEVSPTSLRGAFGTLNQLGIVVGILVAQIFGLEGIMGTEALWPLLLGFTVLPAILQCVALLFCPESPRFLLINKMEEEKAQAVLQKLRGTQDVSQDILEMKEESAKMSQEKKATVPELFRSPNYRQAIIIAIMLQLSQQLSGINAVFYYSTGIFERAGITQPVYATIGAGVVNTVFTVVSLFLVERAGRRTLHLVGLGGMAVCAVLMTVALALKDIVEWIRYISIVATFGFVALFEIGPGPIPWFIVAELFSQGPRPAAMAVAGCSNWTSNFLVGMLFPYAEKLCGSYVFLIFLVFLVIFFVFTFFKVPETKGRTFEDISRGFEGRAEASPTSPVEKNPMVELNNVQPDKEVA, from the exons aaaatcaCAGCGCCCCTTATCTATGCTGTTTCCATTGCTGCCATTGGATCTCTCCAGTTTGGGTACAACACTGGCGTTATCAATGCTCCTGAGAAG ATCATCCAGAGCTTCTTCAACAGAACTCTGTCTGAACGGACTGGCCAGGTtgtctccccagagctgctcacaTCTCTGTGGTCCCTTTCTGTGGCCATCTTCTCGGTAGGAGGTATGATCGGCTCTTTCTCAGTCAGCCTGTTCGTCAACAGATTTGGCAG GAGGAACTCCATGCTCCTGGTGAACGTCTTGGCCTTTGCTGGTGGCACTCTCATGGCCTTCTCTAAGATGGCAAAGGCAGTGGAGATGCTGATTATTGGCCGCTTCATTATTGGCCTCTTCTGTGGTCTCTGTACTGGCTTTGTGCCCATGTACATCAGTGAAGTCTCACCCACCAGCCTCCGTGGAGCCTTTGGCACCCTCAACCAGCTGGGCATTGTGGTGGGCATCCTGGTGGCCCAG ATCTTTGGCCTGGAGGGAATCATGGGGACTGAAGCACTTTGGCCACTGCTTTTGGGGTTCACGGTCCTCCCAGCAATCCTGCAGTGCGTGGCTCTTCTTTTCTGCCCTGAGAGTCCCCGTTTCCTATTGATCAACAagatggaggaagagaaagcacaAGCAG TTCTCCAGAAGCTCCGTGGTACACAAGATGTGTCTCAAGACATCCTGGAGATGAAAGAAGAGAGTGCTAAAATGtcccaggaaaagaaagcaactgTGCCAGAGCTCTTCCGTTCTCCAAACTACCGTCAAGCCATTATCATTGCCATCATGCTGCAGCTCTCCCAACAGCTCTCAGGCATCAATGCT gTATTCTATTATTCTACAGGGATTTTTGAAAGAGCTGGTATCACGCAGCCTGTGTATGCCACTATTGGAGCCGGTGTGGTAAACACAGTCTTCACTGTTGTGTCG CTGTTCCTGGTGGAGCGTGCAGGGCGCAGGACCCTCCATTTAGTTGGTTTGGGTGGCATGGCTGTGTGTGCTGTTCTTATGACCGTCGCTTTAGCTCTGAAG GACATTGTGGAGTGGATCAGATACATCAGCATTGTTGCCACTTTTGGCTTTGTGGCTCTTTTTGAGATTGGCCCTGGCCCTATCCCCTGGTTCATTGTGGCAGAACTCTTCAGCCAGGGCCCACGGCCTGCAGCCATGGCAGTGGCTGGTTGTTCCAACTGGACCTCTAATTTCTTAGTGGGAATGCTCTTCCCCTATGCAGAG AAACTATGTGGCTCCTATgtcttcctcatcttccttgttttcctggTCATCTTCTTTGTCTTCACCTTCTTCAAAGTGCCAGAGACCAAGGGCAGGACTTTTGAAGACATCTCCAGAGGCTTTGAAGGACGAGCAGAAGCCAGCCCCACATCACCTGTAGAGAAGAACCCCATGGTGGAGCTGAACAACGTACAACCTGACAAAGAAGTTGCCTAA